Below is a window of Drosophila miranda strain MSH22 chromosome 3, D.miranda_PacBio2.1, whole genome shotgun sequence DNA.
tctctctctctctctgctccCCTCTCTGTTTGTGTCCCCCTCTACTCCAAGAaacccacccacccactcaCTCCTTCCAgtccagcccagcccagcccagcccctACCCAGAGCACTTCAGCTAAGCCTCGGCTCAGCTGGATCCTAGCCAAGAGAATACGTTTCCGGTACTCCTAGATCAGAACCTTTTTCCGTCTGTCCGCGTGAATCCCTGTAACCAGAGGGATCCCCTAAGGAAGATCCGAGCTAATGAGGATACACAACCTGAGTAACATGAATGATTTCGATTAAGATATGATCTGCTAGTGGATGGGTATCGGGAACGTATCGCAGTCGGCAGCGGACCGACTTCAGTGCCGCACATCATTTGTAATTGTAAATGCTTGAATTAATCCTCAATGTTTTTACCACAGCACGTAGCACCCAAAGCTCAAGCACCTACTTTCTCACCTCTCAATGTCTGCACacccacaaaaacacacacagctACACCTACACTTGTACCACACGATCCTATCTCACTCGTATCTTACTACCTGTTTGCGTTTGCCAGATAACCAACCTACCTCTCAGTTGAAAAATACTATGTATATACTCGTGTGTCTCGACTACAGCTTTTTGATATCTGCAACTATCTGAGTGTTGACTAAAACTATCATATTCTCTGTTCTCGAACATCGCCCATCCTGATCCGATACAGACGCGCGTCCTCCAGCTTTAAGCACAACACATCTTTCGTGGCCCGGCTGCCCACAATTAGGCGACACAAGAGCCAGACCATCCAGACCCCGGGTGCCGATGGCAGCGGCCTGTCCAAGCCCCCGGGCTCGTCTCGTGCCTCCACACGCTACACTCGCACCATTCGGGACATCAATGCATCCGTCGAGAACTTGGGTAAGTTGCAGGCCGAACGATTTCCGACTCCTCTCCGTTTATGTTTCCCATTTCGATTCCATTACAAATTTCTGTTTGCACACAACCCACACTTACCCACACAAtcaatcacacacacacacacacacgcccaGCTTAACAGGATATGGGGATACAGTGCGTTTTGTAGCTATAAGGAACTAATGGATCGATCGCGGATCGATGGCTGAACTAATTTGAAAAGCTCTCCCATTTAATATTCGATAAATGTTATTATATTTACAATACATTTCCTAAGTACGCTCAAGGCCATAAAACGCTCTGTACAGTCCGTGCATGTTGTTCTTTCCAACTCTACTTTTGCAGGGCAAACAATATCAAAAAGAAGGATTTCTTTTGCTATTTACGCTGCCCCCAGCACCCCAAAAGACAAGGAacaccccccctccccccaacCAACCAGTATAAGTAGCCAATAAATGTGGGAGAATTTATAGATATGTCTTTGGTTACATGAACTGAAAGATGGAATGCACTTAACTCGTTTCGATGGACATATTTACTCTATaatttgttggttttttgttaTCGTCATGCATGCAATGCTCTGCCATCAATTTCAATTCAAGAAGTGCCCAATCAATTAGCCCTGAatcaaacaataaacaataaataGTAGTTTCAGCCAGACTGTATGTATTATTGATATTGATTTGCCGATTCCAGAAGCGTGTTCATGAGTAAATATGTTAGTTATGAATTAATTGTCTTTACAAATAACGTAATTATTTGAAAACTTATTCGAGCTGTCTTTAGTTTTCGGTCATCTGTTGGCCCCAAATGCCATACTAATTCTTGGACTGGGATTTAATCTATGTGACCAACAGAATTATCTTCTCAGACCCCACAAATATCAATCAATATGCCTTTAGGGAGTATGAAAAGAGATAAGACTAGGACTAGCTTCAGTGGATTTGTGCGAAAGGAAACCAAAGTTACAGCTAGACCAAGTGCAAAGTCATGACCTCATAAACCAGAATCAAATCAAGTCAAACGTAACTCCTAAGTTGACCAACAAACAATTGATAGAAACTAAAACACAGAATaataaaacacaaaaaagaaaactgCATCCACTCAAAAAAGAAGAGGGAAGAAGTAGTTCCACTGCTATAGAAGGTAGAGCCGATTTTTCCCCACTTGTAACAACAATTATGATTTAAGTATATTTCGTAGCCAAGGCCCCCACCCCATAGAGCGTGTCTGTACCGTGTCTTTTGAACCCAAGTTTTACTGACACATactatactcgtactcgtagtccACCTTCAGTTATAGTTACAATTACAGCCTCCTCCGAGATATATTGTATACATACTCGCATACCTAGTGTGCGGAATGAAAGTTTAACCTTTGATTTGAAATTTTGCAGAGGTAGTACAGAATGGCAAATCCATGAATCCAAGTTTCAGCGAAGATTCTGTGGCTGAGACCACTTgtttaaaaaatattaaaaattcaGACGGTAAGTCTACAAGGTCCTCTCCCCCAGGTCCTACAATACGAATGTcgagagagaaaaaaacaaaaaaaaaaaactcaaaacttaaacaaattttttttgtatcaCATTTTATTATATTGAGTGTTGTGGTTGTGTCAATGTTGTGACTTGCATCCCAGAGATAAGACTGATTGAAATTTTAATTGATGTTGTTTGTTGGTTACATAACATTCCCGACACCCGACACACGACACCCGACACCCCCATCACTAGACGCCCGACTCCACGAATCCACGACTCACCGACTAACTGTGGCTCCACTAACCCTGGGACAGAGGGATCGccatcgacatcgacaggaACTAATTCCGCTCTCTAACTCACTTAGCCCAGCCCAGTGGCCAGCTGGCCAACTGCAAGCTCAGCTCCAGTGCTGGCGCTCTGGCCGAGTTCTCCCACCAGGCGTCATCGGTCGAGGAGGGTCCGGGCCAGGCCAAAAGCGAGTCTGCCTCTAGAAATCTGACCATTCCCGTGGTGCTGTTTGGCTTTCTGCATGGCAGCTTATTCGGCTCATCGCTTTCGCTGCGCAATACCCGGGTGGCCCCCACAAACCCTGCGGACCTGGAGGCCGGCCAAGATGACCCCAATACGGATAACTTTGAGAGGAACAGCACGATGACGCTGCCAGTGCCCACCCAGCGCCGCAGTGCCAGTCCGAGTCCGAGCTCGGGAAGTGGTCGGACGGGTCGATTCTTTGCAGCCGCATCGCAGTTCCTGGAGACAGGATTCTCGCACAGAtcggctgctgctgatggtggGCCGAACGGGTCCTTCGGTGTGGCAAGTGCGTGCGAAGCATCTCTCTCCCGCTCTGGGAGGATCTCCTACCCTCTGCTATGCTGTGATGCTAGGGATGCATGCCGTCCACCTGTGTAGAGTGCCCCGCTTTGATTTGTAGCCTTAGTTAGTCCCAGTCCAGCCGCACTCCATGCTCCCCCCACACACATCCCATCTGCCACCAGACACAAGACACAGGACACACGACACCACAACGCTTGCTTCAGAACTGGGCTGGAGAATATTCCAGCCATCTACAGGCATCTCCGACTAACTCCTACTAACTaagctctcgctctcgctctctctctctctatctatctctctATCTCTTGTTGACATTAAtcatataatatatatataattatcaaTATCCTATCCGTATTTACTAATTGCTCCATATATGTGTGTAACGGTACTTTTTGTATGTGTTGTTGTATATTTGGGTTGACGTTGACTTGCTTAAATGTatccaaaaccaaaaaaaaaaaaaaaaaaacaccaataaccaaaccaaaccaaaaccaacCAAGCGAAGCTAGCAACCAAAACCTAACGCACAAGTCAATCTCTCTGATTCACAAATTGCCCTTAGATGAGGAAGATGAGCCGCGCTGCACGCAGCTAACCAATAGACACAAGACGGCCATTCGGTTCATTCGCAAGGTGAGTACGTGGTGGGACACGGATACGGACACGGGGCACCACTCACCACTGGAAGGGATCGAGTCGGATATGCAACTGAGAGAGATTTTTATTGCAGCTCAAGTACTTTGTGGCACGGCGCAAGTTCAAGGAGGCCTTGAAGCCGTACGATGTCAAGGATGTCATGGAGCAGTACGCAGCTGGTGAGCACAAAAGCCCTCCCCTGTTCTGCTCCCCTAAATAGTAACCTTCAGGCTATGAGATATAACTCTAAGACTAGCAATCACAGACTAGCTTCAAAACTTTATACCTCTCTTTGCTCCTTCTAGGCCACGTGGACCTGTTGGGTCGCGTTAAGATGCTTCATTTGCGGTGAGTCTGCCAAATAAACGTGGAATGAACATCCATTTCCCTACCATTTACTGACTCACGTTCATTCCACAGTTTGGATCAAATCCTGGGCAAACAAGGCTCCAAGGCCAAGGACGTCTATGCATCTAAAATAAGTTTAGCCTCCCGTGTGGTTAAAGTCGAGCGACAGGTGAGGTGGCCCCACAATGATTGACCAGCCCAACAGAGCTAGACTGTAATTATTGTTGCTTGGATAGGTCGCTGACATAGAAGAGAAGCTGGACGTGCTGATCAAAGCCTACATGGAGGATCGTGATAGATTCTTGGCCCTACCCCTCCCAGCAAAGCCCAGCAAAATACATTCCATTAGCCCTAGCCACAATCCCCTGCACCACACTCACAACCTGTCGATGATCGATGTTTGGAAGCGCACCGCGGCACTGAGTGTGCATCCAGAGCACACACCGACCGCCACTTCGGCCACATCCACGGATGGCACAGAGCTGAGGGCGCTCACCTCCACGCAGACAATCACAACGACAACCGATGTGATCGCCACGCAAACCCCGATGCCGCCTCACACGCAGCATACATCGACCAATACCAAGGTAGAGCTGAGACTGAGTCCCTCCAAACGATCTCATAattgtatatgtatatccTTTGTAGTCTTCCGTGCTTAACTCATATCAGCTGGGGTCtgagaagcagcagcacaatGATGTTTTTATGACTGAATTAGATAATAGGACCAAGAAACGTGTTACGTTAAGGTTGGTTCCGCCATTCCCATAAGCAAATATACGAATAAGAACTATCCCATGTATTGCAGCCTGCATAGATCCACATCGGAGCCGTATAGCAAGCAGGAACAGCGCATTAGTATACCAGACGAGGGAGCACAATCCCTGGAGTGCGCTGCAAAGGCAACGCCGCCAGATAGTTCAagtaattaaatcaaattcAGTCGAAATATATATGTAGACTTTGTGCCTGCCTTTGAAATGTTCCCAAAATTCGTACTGCTTTAAATGCACTGCGGAACCGAATTAGAAGTTGAGGTTCTGAATATTTAAGTACGTATATCTCCCCACATCATACAGTTATCCTTATCGACGAGTATGAGGACTTCGAAGAGGAAGATCTGAACTGCGAGGGCGAAATGGAACATTTCCCATCGTGGGAGATCGACAGCGACATTGGGGTCGacgtggatgtggatgctgaCGGCGACGGTGACTGTGATGAGTCCACTGAGGACACGGCCCTGCTGCACTGTGCCACGCGCACCGCCATTGTTATTACACCAATTAGCCCAGTAAGTCACATTCAATTTCTGTCGTCCATTTGTGAATGAAACTCTTCGATTTTACATATAGGTAAGCTCCGCACACAATCTTCAACAGTTAAATGACCAAACTACAACGCTTAATAAATCAAATTTGCTTCCGCCAGACTCTGGCTAGTTAATTGCATTGGAATTAGCCTAAATGTACGTGTAGCTATTACATTATCATTAGAATTGTATTATGTACTATggaatacatatttatgtcATTTTCTGACATCTCTGTGTTCAAATTATGGATAGCAAATGAACGGAAATCAAATTAAATATATCTGCTTTAGCAAAGAAATGGCTAATCATCCGAACGGAGTTTTCTTCCATGTTTTCTGTTTGAGCTACGGTTCGGCTTCGGTTCCCCCTCTGCCTCATCCTCGGCAAATTCTAGGGCACATTCTTCATCCTCCTGCTCCATATACTCCTCTTCCTCATGCtcttcttcctcctcctcctcctccgctgTAACGGTATAATCAACGTCTTTCATCGTGTCCATGTCAACAGCAGAATCGTCTATGAACTCAACTTTTTTATCTTTCAAAATACCAAAGCAACGTTTCTTCGCTGCCGGCGGCCTGGCGATGGCATACGCCTCGTCCTCGAGCACATCGTCGGCTACTAAAGTGGAGTTGTGGACCTTGCGCAAATGCACGTTCAGCTGGGAAATGGTGGTAAACGAACGGCCGCAGCCGTCGTCAATGTAGTTACGGCACACATGCTTGGAGGCGTGCACACGTTGTATGTGGTTGGTGAGTCCCTGGCGTCGACCAAAGTGCTTGTCGCACATCTTGCAGTCGAAGGCGAATCGCTTAAAGTGCTGGCCCAGGGTATGAACAGACAGTGACTTTTTGTTCCTGGTGGTGAAGCTGCACTGCTCGCAACTGTACGACTGGGAATGGAGCTACAGGGGGATACCATACATCGGTTGGAGATCGAATTAGTAATGCTACAGTACATACCTTCTTGTGAGCCTCCATCTCGCTCTTGTGGTAGAATCCTTTCTCGCACACACTGCAGGTGTAGCGCTTTTTGTTTGAGTGCACCACATTCACGTGGGTGTCGTAGTTACGCCTGTTCTTGACAATCTTGAAGCACTGCGGACACTCGATGGGCTCGTGCCAGTAAGCAAAGTGTTTATCCAGGGCATCCTTGCTCTTGTACGAGGCTTTGCAAATTGAACAGACCACATTGTCTAAGAAGAAACGTCGTGAAGATAGTCGGGAATTAGATTAGGCGTATTGTGCGCTCACCATTATTGTGGCTCCGGGCGACATGGACGGATAAGGACATTTTCGATCGGCATAGCTTAAGACAGAATTGGCATTGCCATTCCTGCAGCGGCTTGGCCGATTGCTCCTGCCGCTCCTTAGACTCATCGTGAGTGCGTCGCTTGTGCGTGTAGAGTGAGTTCCAGTTCGCATATGCCGCCGAGCAGTCCTGAAAGGGAAGATTCATTCAAGCCACAGATTTTACGGCTGTCTGGCGTGCCATGTCACCTTCTGGTCGCACATGAAGAAGGTGCAAATGTCCAGCTTCCGATGAGCAACATCTACACGCAGTTGTTGATAGTTGCGCCAATGGTGACGATACAATTTCATGTCGGTAAAATCCTTTCCGCAAGGCTGACACGAAAAAACGCCATTGTCGTGCACACCAGTCTCGCGATGGGACTGTAAGTCTGACTTCTGCTTAAAGTACGTGGTGCAGTATTCACAGACATAGGCATCGCGTAGCAGTTCCACGTACCTCTCCGCCCCAAAGCAGGCAGAGCCCTTGGTCCCAAAGTGGGCGTCCATTTTCTCCTGATTCTCGCTCAGTTGGCCACAACTCCCGCAGACATGAACGGAACGTTCGATAATCAAATGGGACTTCATGTGGACGTTGTACGTGGCCTCAGAGGCAAACTCACGGGAGCAGAGCTCACAGCTGATGACGTTGCCATGCATTGATCTCTGAAAAGTTTACCCTGATAAGTTCAGCTATATTACTAGAATATCTCGACGCAAATTCTTACTGTGTGGCTGTTCAGTTTGCCACGTGTCTCGAAGGTAGCCAGGCATTCGCCGCAGGTGTAGGTGGCGTTGCCCACAGTCGCGTGCGACGTGTTGTGCTCTGCGAAGACAGCGGGATCCCGGAACGTGCGATCGCAACTGAAAGCGGAGGAGAAGTCAGTATGTGGAAATGGTGCAGTCGAACCTGAGAGAACGTTACTAACAGATCACAGAAGAGAGTGCCCTCTGGCTCGTGGGAATAATGCAAATGCTGGAAGAGCTCGTCGATGTTGGTGTTCTCATAGCCACAGACAAAGCACGCGCGCGGTCGGTGCTTCTCCAAATGGAATTGATTGTGAAAATTGAAGCTGCATGGAAAAAGAAGAGGACATATCATGATCATATCATACATCATTAGAAATCAAAGCATACCGCTTCCAGGAGGGAAACTCCAGGGCGcacatttcgcaaaacaaGCGAACGCCCCGTTTCTTCTTGATGATATGCGCACACGAATGTTTATTGTATTGTAAAATATTTGAGAAAGTCATCTTGCATTCCGGACAGCTGCCGTAAATGGCaatactaaaagagggagggttCCATAAGTTATCACAGCGACCTCATAAAACAAACTTTCTTACTCAGCCACAGGCGCATGTAGAACCACCAAATGCATGGCTAGAAGTTTGCGTCCTTTTAGCTCTAAGCTGCAGCCCTCGATTGGGCACCGAAAGACATCCGACCGGGACTTGTGCAGCCTCAGCATGTGCTCCAGCAGGTTCTCGTAGCTAGTGGACTTTAATGTGCAATGTTGGCAGACAGTGCTCCAGTTGAACTTTAGCTTCTCAAAGCTGGTCCTCACTACCGTGGCCAAGTACTCGTATAAGTCGTCAATGTCATCCTCTGTAATGGCATAAAACAGCACAATGAATGGTGGTATGGTTAACCCATTTGCAGATTCCGATTCAACGTACTTTCTTTGATCTCGACAAAGTTAAAGAGGACTATATTGCTGGCCTCGCTCTCCTCGTTGTCTCcctcgctctggctctccgTTTTCTGCCTTTTTAGTCTGGATGGACGGATGTCTGGCTTGGTATTTACCTCCTCTTCAATTGAAATATCTAAAAACCAAAGTTCTTTTAGGACAAAATTCATAAGCCAATAGTTTCTACGCACCTTCATGCTCGTATATGATATTCATTCCATCTAGCTCTTCTTCTTCAGTCACCTCAGCTTCAGCCTCAGCATCCGCTTCCTTCTCTGGCACTGCAATTGTTGTTTGGAGAGAGTCTGCCTCATCTTCCACGCCCGGCTCGTCCTCGTTTAGAATATTGAGAATGAGGGCACTAATCTGCTCCTGGTCTGCCTC
It encodes the following:
- the LOC108158995 gene encoding potassium voltage-gated channel subfamily KQT member 3 isoform X4 — its product is MDPDNDIYAFYDIRGYKGKCRPGGPNSERNLQPRMSLLGKPLNYNRGSRRDVRYRRLQSRLYNFLERPRGLHAIFYHVMVFLMVFTCLALSVFSTIKEYEDDAVYILFRMEILVVIWFTMEFGARLWSSGCRSRYQGCLGRLKFIKRPFCIIDIVTILASIVVLGMGTSGQVFATSALRGLRFFQILRMVRMDRRGGTWKLLGSVVYAHRQELITTMYIGFLGLIFASFLVYMWEKDVNDKFSNFAQALWWGVITLCTVGYGDMVPITWQGKLIASCCALLGISFFALPAGILGSGFALKVQQQQRQKHMIRRRQPAATLIQAVWRCYASDEHSVSVATWKIHQVALPSPPASFKHNTSFVARLPTIRRHKSQTIQTPGADGSGLSKPPGSSRASTRYTRTIRDINASVENLAQPSGQLANCKLSSSAGALAEFSHQASSVEEGPGQAKSESASRNLTIPVVLFGFLHGSLFGSSLSLRNTRVAPTNPADLEAGQDDPNTDNFERNSTMTLPVPTQRRSASPSPSSGSGRTGRFFAAASQFLETGFSHRSAAADGGPNGSFGVANEEDEPRCTQLTNRHKTAIRFIRKLKYFVARRKFKEALKPYDVKDVMEQYAAGHVDLLGRVKMLHLRLDQILGKQGSKAKDVYASKISLASRVVKVERQVADIEEKLDVLIKAYMEDRDRFLALPLPAKPSKIHSISPSHNPLHHTHNLSMIDVWKRTAALSVHPEHTPTATSATSTDGTELRALTSTQTITTTTDVIATQTPMPPHTQHTSTNTKSSVLNSYQLGSEKQQHNDVFMTELDNRTKKRVTLSLHRSTSEPYSKQEQRISIPDEGAQSLECAAKATPPDSSIILIDEYEDFEEEDLNCEGEMEHFPSWEIDSDIGVDVDVDADGDGDCDESTEDTALLHCATRTAIVITPISPVSSAHNLQQLNDQTTTLNKSNLLPPDSG
- the LOC108158995 gene encoding potassium voltage-gated channel subfamily KQT member 2 isoform X2, whose translation is MDPDNDIYAFYDIRGYKGKCRPGGPNSERNLQPRMSLLGKPLNYNRGSRRDVRYRRLQSRLYNFLERPRGLHAIFYHVMVFLMVFTCLALSVFSTIKEYEDDAVYILFRMEILVVIWFTMEFGARLWSSGCRSRYQGCLGRLKFIKRPFCIIDIVTILASIVVLGMGTSGQVFATSALRGLRFFQILRMVRMDRRGGTWKLLGSVVYAHRQELITTMYIGFLGLIFASFLVYMWEKDVNDKFSNFAQALWWGVITLCTVGYGDMVPITWQGKLIASCCALLGISFFALPAGILGSGFALKVQQQQRQKHMIRRRQPAATLIQAVWRCYASDEHSVSVATWKIHQVALPSPPASSENWERLLKNISEYSFKHNTSFVARLPTIRRHKSQTIQTPGADGSGLSKPPGSSRASTRYTRTIRDINASVENLAQPSGQLANCKLSSSAGALAEFSHQASSVEEGPGQAKSESASRNLTIPVVLFGFLHGSLFGSSLSLRNTRVAPTNPADLEAGQDDPNTDNFERNSTMTLPVPTQRRSASPSPSSGSGRTGRFFAAASQFLETGFSHRSAAADGGPNGSFGVANEEDEPRCTQLTNRHKTAIRFIRKLKYFVARRKFKEALKPYDVKDVMEQYAAGHVDLLGRVKMLHLRLDQILGKQGSKAKDVYASKISLASRVVKVERQVADIEEKLDVLIKAYMEDRDRFLALPLPAKPSKIHSISPSHNPLHHTHNLSMIDVWKRTAALSVHPEHTPTATSATSTDGTELRALTSTQTITTTTDVIATQTPMPPHTQHTSTNTKSSVLNSYQLGSEKQQHNDVFMTELDNRTKKRVTLSLHRSTSEPYSKQEQRISIPDEGAQSLECAAKATPPDSSIILIDEYEDFEEEDLNCEGEMEHFPSWEIDSDIGVDVDVDADGDGDCDESTEDTALLHCATRTAIVITPISPVSSAHNLQQLNDQTTTLNKSNLLPPDSG